One Flavobacterium cerinum genomic window, ACCCTTTTATTAAAGCACTTTCAGCCTGTTCCGGATTAATTTCTTTAATCCATAACGAATCACCGTCGAAAGCCGCCTTCAGATTATCCCAATGCCTTATTTGGCCTACTAATTCTTTATGAACCGCGGGAATTTCGAGCAGAAAAGTAGTTATAATGTTTGCAGTATCGTCTGCCATAAGGTCTCAATCTCTTGTTGTATATATTGTTTTTGCTCTCCGTTTTTAATCCAGTCGCAACGGGTTTGTAAATAACGAAGCTTGTCTTTTACAATATTTTTTTCTTCAAAGGAAAGCGCATCCTCTTTCCATCTGGCTGTAAGCAATTGTACATCTTTGATTATTTCTTCCGGATTCGGTGTTTTATTGAATGCCGCCTGCGGATGTGTTGCTGTATTTGTATCTTTTTCAATAACCGTGTTGATCATACTTTCCAGTACTTCAATCTGTTCTTCCGTATCCCAAATATATTTAAGTACCCAAAGATCTGAAAGCGTAGCTTCTGTACGTCCGCACATTAATGCACTGGCGGCAATAAGGTTCTGTAATTTTACAGCCCGTCTGTCGGATACTTTAATTCCTGTATTTCTCAGGCTATGTACCAGATTCACATACGGTTCGCGTATCGCCTTAAGATCAACATTACGGCAAGCACTTTGTAATTGTTTTATTTCTTCGGCATCGATACTAACCGGATCTTCGGCAACCGAATTTTCCAGTTTCCATCCTGCTAACAATACTTCATACAATTGATCCGGATCGACATAATCACATTTTATCCGAATCAGGAATCGGTCCAGTAAGGCATTCAGCGCTTCATCTTCCGGAAGCACGTTACTGGCGCCGACAAACATAAGAGCAGGCAGTTTTTTCGTTTCTTTTCCTCTTCTGAAAATTTTCTCATTAAGTGCCATCAGCAAACTGTTCAGAATCGCTGAATTGGCGTTAAATATTTCATCCAGAAAGACCATTGAGGCTTCCGGCATCATCCCTTCTGTATTGGTAACAAGTTCTCCGTCTTTTAATTTCCGGATATCAAAAGGGCCGAATATTTCATTCGGTTCTGTAAAACGAGTTAGTAAATATTCGAAATTTTTACCCTGCGTTATCCTGTCGGACAAAGCGCGTACTATAGCACTTTTTGCCGTTCCCGGAGGTCCGAGTAAAAAGGCATTTTCGCGAGCGATCAATCCGATGCCTAATAAATCGATAATTTCATCTTTACCGATAAACGTGTTTTTAAGTTGCGATAAAGCTTTGTTTAATTTTTCTGCCGTAGCCATGTATTTTATATGATGGTGCCTTTAGGCACAATTAATTAGTTAGTAAATTCCCGCCACAAATCGTTTTTATAATCACCGATATTAGCCAGTAATGCGCTTTTTATTTCCGGCTGAGTGGTCCATTTTGTTGCTTTATTTTCAGTGATCCGATCCAGATAGAGCTGTTTAAGACACTCATTATTTAAAATTACCGTCAGATCCGGTATCGCAACCGTTCCGTCATGACCAATCCCGGAATACGGAAAATAGTTTAGTATTTCTTCCAATATTGCTATAAGCGGATCATTTACATCAACCGCTTCCAGTGCATATTTTATGGCCGGCAGAAAACGCAGACATAAATCGGCAGAAAGCATTACCGAAGCATCGATAGTCCCTTTATAAGGCGGAAGTAATGTTTGTAATTCTGTTATTTTATTTTCCCGAAAGAGGAACAATTGTGCCGCAATATATATCGTTTTAGCGCCCCATAATGCGGCGGTTTCCGAAAATAGCGGTGATTCAAAAGGATAGTCCGTGCTTTCTCTTTCGTATTCACCTTCTAAAAAGGCAATCGCATCCTGTTCGTCTTCATACGCTATCGTCATCAGCTTGTCATATAATATCACATGCTCTTTCGTTCGTAAATGATATAAAGTTTCCTGGAAAGGTTTATCGGGCAGTTTCATACTATTTTTCACCTACTAATGGTGCAAACGCAAATATATTATAAAAAATGAATAGGAATTTATTGAAATCCATTTCTGTAGTTTAGTCGGAGCAAGTATGATACCGAAGGAACCTCTTTCCTCTTTCCTCTTTCCTCTTTCCTCTTTCCTCTTTCCTCTTTCCTCTTTCCTCTTTCCTCTTTTTTCTTTTTTCTTTTTTCTTAATTACACTATCACCGTTTATTCCTTTGCATTGTTACTTTTCTGCCAGGGAAATTTACCTTCAATTTCAACTTCCAGCGACAGGCTTAAAAAGGTTCGGATTAATACGATTATCGCCAATGAAAGTACTCGATCCATTGTGGGTTCCGTGACAACAGTTCCAATGATATCCCCGGCTACTAAAATTTCCAAGCCCAGTAATATCGCTTTACCCAATTCCTGTCGCAATATTTTATATGAACGGGGTGCAGTTCCCTGAAGTGAAAAGATAAACTTTCCCATTGCGATTACACCTCCTATGATTATTGTGATAATACCGGCTATTTCAATTCCTTTTGCTACATATTCGATATATAATTTTATTTCCTCCATTTTCCTTTTTAATTAGAATATCAATTAAAAATACAAATAGTATTGAATAGAATCAAATTATTGCAATAATGGAATATATACAATAAACACTTAACTATACCGAATTGCAAAATATGATGCTTAAATCGGCTTCCTTTTACGGCTTTTTAGTAAACCCTTTACGTGTCATTTCGCCCCAGCCTTTGGTTCCCATTATTTTATCTTTATAGCCTACCAATGCGGCATAAACCGTTATCGGATGAAAATAAAACGGTTCGATCAAAGCTGCTAACAGTAACTTAAAAAAATCGGCTTGTTTCGGGTATTTATGATACGTCCGCTCTTCTCCGTATAATGCAATAACAGAAAAGAAGATTGCAAAAGTGTAGACAAACAATAACAGTAAAATAAAGAAATGCCAGTTTAGCATACCCGATATCAAAAAGAAAACCGTCATAACAAGACCGATAAATTCAATTCCCGGCGCCAGAAATTCAAACAAGGTCCAATATGGAATACTGATCATTCCTAAAAGTTTATAATTCGGATTCAGGAACATTTTTTTATGAAAACCAAGTGTTTCAATAGTACCTCTCATCCAGCGACTGCGTTGCTTTTTGAATATTTTAAACTCTTCCGGTGCTTCCGTCCAGCAAAGCGGATCCGGAATATAGCTCACCGAATACGGTAGTTTATTTTCCAGCATATAACGACGCATCCGAACCACCAGTTCCATATCTTCCCCAACCGTTTTGGTACTATAACCACCGGCCAATAACGCAATTTCTTTATCAAACGCACCGAACGCACCGCTGATCAATAGAAGTCCGTCCAATCGTCCCCAAGCCATTCTGCCCAACAAAAACGCTCGTAAATATTCCAATACCTGAATTCGGGACAGCATTCGATCCGGAAC contains:
- a CDS encoding AAA family ATPase; translated protein: MATAEKLNKALSQLKNTFIGKDEIIDLLGIGLIARENAFLLGPPGTAKSAIVRALSDRITQGKNFEYLLTRFTEPNEIFGPFDIRKLKDGELVTNTEGMMPEASMVFLDEIFNANSAILNSLLMALNEKIFRRGKETKKLPALMFVGASNVLPEDEALNALLDRFLIRIKCDYVDPDQLYEVLLAGWKLENSVAEDPVSIDAEEIKQLQSACRNVDLKAIREPYVNLVHSLRNTGIKVSDRRAVKLQNLIAASALMCGRTEATLSDLWVLKYIWDTEEQIEVLESMINTVIEKDTNTATHPQAAFNKTPNPEEIIKDVQLLTARWKEDALSFEEKNIVKDKLRYLQTRCDWIKNGEQKQYIQQEIETLWQTILQTL
- a CDS encoding DUF1622 domain-containing protein, producing the protein MEEIKLYIEYVAKGIEIAGIITIIIGGVIAMGKFIFSLQGTAPRSYKILRQELGKAILLGLEILVAGDIIGTVVTEPTMDRVLSLAIIVLIRTFLSLSLEVEIEGKFPWQKSNNAKE
- a CDS encoding glycosyltransferase family 2 protein, coding for MTFFNNELALFFDIYLILILAYAILIMSSYLILAYLSAKELRGYLKKNSFVDYSVLLTSELAPKLSLIAPAYNEGFTIEENVKSLLSLNYNSYQVIVVNDGSKDNSMEILIKKYDLILSDLEVRQQIKTKEIKGIYRSRNAAFKKLIVVDKENGGKADALNAGLNIAEYPYVVCIDVDCILDKDALLKLAKPFLESYGKRIIATGGVVRIANQCVIKNGRLVEVNVPDRMLSRIQVLEYLRAFLLGRMAWGRLDGLLLISGAFGAFDKEIALLAGGYSTKTVGEDMELVVRMRRYMLENKLPYSVSYIPDPLCWTEAPEEFKIFKKQRSRWMRGTIETLGFHKKMFLNPNYKLLGMISIPYWTLFEFLAPGIEFIGLVMTVFFLISGMLNWHFFILLLLFVYTFAIFFSVIALYGEERTYHKYPKQADFFKLLLAALIEPFYFHPITVYAALVGYKDKIMGTKGWGEMTRKGFTKKP